The Neodiprion pinetum isolate iyNeoPine1 chromosome 5, iyNeoPine1.2, whole genome shotgun sequence genome segment TGGATTCGTCAGCACTGATAGCATACCCCAGCGTCTCCGTTTACCTATATATATCTGGTTGCAACTATAccgatataaaaaatatttattcctcTTGTAGATACGCCAGAcagtaaagaaaaagaacataTAGATAAGAATAACATGCAACTTCTAGTACCCGTGATATGATAAATGAACTGAAATGAAGACAAGTTTAGCACGCTTTACAAACAGACTAATGTAACGTAACTCGGTGCAGTACTCAAGGGTTAATGTTTTAGCCAGCGACCACAAGTTACATcctctacaaaaatattttgcaagagaaagtGTGATATTCTCATCTCTCACTTGAATGATGATGATAGATGATGACTTTATGCTGTTGCAGGTGCTGGACAAAAAGTTGAAGGCACTAAAATTGAATCCCTTGGAAGGTCTGGACGATGTTGAACCCCAGAGgtaatatattcaaattttcgaaaatatgttttgtttcattataTCGTTGCCTAATCTCAGTTGGCACAGCTTAACAGGtactgaaaattcaagtacaaGGATGATAATCCTTGGTGAAGATAGCTTGCGCACTCAATACGTCCCTCCGAAACCTACAGTGAAGATCCTCAAGAGGCCAGCAAGGCATTCCCAAGGCAGCGGAGACGGGCCTCTCCTCAATGGAGATGGCAAACCGAAGCAGCCGATAAAATCCCTAAAACAGGTATATGTCGATCCGCATTTCCAGAAAGTCTCTTTTTCACTCATTACAATCAGCCTTTAAGACAAAAATGAATCAGTCTAATTTCCAATTAAACTAGTAATTATTTGACATAAACAAAATCTAGCAGAAACAACTTTCTTCAATTTATGGAGTAACTTTTAGAGGGAGCAAGAATATGCAGAGGCACGCAAACGTATTCTGGGAGAGGAAAAAAGTCCAGAAGAGAAATCGGTCTGCGAAGTAAACAAGATCCAGCCAAAGCCACCGAGTCCTCCAGGGAGTAATCTCCCTACAAATGTGCTACGGATGCCAATTGGCCCTGATGGAACCCGAGGTTTCCATGTCCGCAGGTAGCGCTGTTACCAGGGTTTTTCCCTCGTCACCCATCTTTATCCTCTTGGTCCCTCCCCTGCCCCAGGGGAGGCGGAGAGGCGGCTATGAGGCCGACCGCAGAATTCTGAAAGCAGCTTCGCGCTTCTTGGCAACTGAGAGCGTGACGTCCTTGGAAACAACAAGGAGTCTGCTTGGATCTGCGTCCAACAGGCCACAGCGCACCACCGCATATTGCACAGCGCCGAACACACGTACcaataatatcaaatactAATTACATAATAACGTGACACTGTtgccaaaaaagaaaagtaaagagaaaaaaacttcACAAAACAAATATTCACATAATACCAATTCGACATTGTTTTTactaagtttttttttttttattttcattttctcgttTCTGTTACAAATGGACCAGAGGTTCTTGATTCAAATGGGATCGTCAGAactaggaaaaaaatttatatctctTCTGAATAGCGGACGAAAGATGTAGAAATTCGTTTCTTCTTGATCGGGATGCTTGACAAGAATATTCTTGCTGATATCGAGAACTCTAGTACATAATACCCtcaataatataaaatattcctGTTGTATTACTATTGATATTCCAATTAATCTCCAACCTCCAGCaacattttaatattttgactAATTTTAAGCTAGAGGTAGCATGATTCGTGGAAAAAATCTTCGGCATAATACCGCGGTTCGAAATTTGTccttattcaaaatttattgtacaCAATAATATTGACGAAACAATCTGGTATAAAATTCTACccgcaaattttttatactattcCATTATCCATGTTGTGTATTCCATTGTACGCTTGAGCGGAGTTTCAAGTGCAAAATTATTGATTGAGTTTTATTCAGATCTAAGCGGTAGGAGCGTGTCGGTCTGAAATACATATAAGGATTCGTGGCCTAAATAAAATTGTAGCCAATTCCGAAGTGCGAAATGTTACTATGAGCACGGTTTTACGTAGAGAGTCTACTCAAATCTGAGATTCGGCGCCGGAAGTAAATAAGTTTGTCCAGAAAAACGATAGTCTCGCTTTGCTCGATTGGTTACTCTCGAAAATCGATTAGTCCAGGGAACTTCCTGTACCTTCTGCGCCTGCGGAATCTTTCTTTCGCTAGCGATAACCGAGCGTGAATGTCGCTGTggtaaacaaaatataaatcgCAGGTAATCCACAAAATTGTTCTGCATCCGAAGTGGAAATAGATTAATTACGTTACAGTTACCTCTGTTGTGTGTTTATACGTCTTTATTCCACGTTCTTTCTCAAATACCCATCGTGTACGCGATTCCTGGCCAACAGGCCGGAGCATTCAACTCGTGATGTTCTGTGTTCGTGTTCTCGTTAATTgaatattgtgaaataatttgttcatgAAAAAGTTACAATTTAATCTTTGATATTTTGCATAGTCTAAGCCTGTCTGATCGTTCTGATATTGATGTCACCAAATCCGATTACTGTTGtgttactctttttttttttttaggttatgTTACTGTCATCATGATCTTGGGTGACGCGAGTCTCTTTTCTATACGATAATTTATAATCACTGAGCTATTTCAGAAATCACAGCACtgattctctacaaaaatacTTATCGTTATTCGTACACTTTCTCAGTTGTCAGCTAACTAATGGCAACTTGTTTCAAATGAAGCAGGTAGTATTAAGCTCAATACTCAACAaccatatttttatttccagcCATGGTGCGTATGAACGTTCTTAGCGACGCGCTCAAGTCGATCAACAATGCCGAGAAACGTGGCAAGAGGCAAGTCCTGCTTCGCCCTTGTTCCAAAGTGATCGTAAAATTTCTCACAGTCATGATGAAGCATGGTGAGTACTTCAAGTTTACGTCCattcaaaatatataattcTAAGTGCTTGATTTGGTGAAACTGTGCTAACTTTCTCGGTATGACATTTACTCctaaatatttctttgaacAATGTACTTTTTGTATCACCTAAGTAATGCAAACAACTTAATTTTGAATAggctttattttatattgtatTGTGTCTCTTGGCAGTTGACTAAAGTGGTAGTTTTATtcttgagtaatttttttggtcaatGTGCTATTACGTTATTTTCTC includes the following:
- the LOC124220431 gene encoding SUZ RNA-binding domain-containing isoform X4, whose protein sequence is MSAVDDVYESWEEMEESGVLDKKLKALKLNPLEGLDDVEPQSLTGTENSSTRMIILGEDSLRTQYVPPKPTVKILKRPARHSQGSGDGPLLNGDGKPKQPIKSLKQREQEYAEARKRILGEEKSPEEKSVCEVNKIQPKPPSPPGSNLPTNVLRMPIGPDGTRGFHVRR
- the LOC124220431 gene encoding SUZ RNA-binding domain-containing isoform X2, translated to MSAVDDVYESWEEMEESGVLDKKLKALKLNPLEGLDDVEPQSWHSLTGTENSSTRMIILGEDSLRTQYVPPKPTVKILKRPARHSQGSGDGPLLNGDGKPKQPIKSLKQREQEYAEARKRILGEEKSPEEKSVCEVNKIQPKPPSPPGSNLPTNVLRMPIGPDGTRGFHVRR
- the LOC124220431 gene encoding uncharacterized protein isoform X5; the protein is MHPFTRRSFNNPEQVQSLCHQVLDKKLKALKLNPLEGLDDVEPQSWHSLTGTENSSTRMIILGEDSLRTQYVPPKPTVKILKRPARHSQGSGDGPLLNGDGKPKQPIKSLKQQKQLSSIYGVTFRGSKNMQRHANVFWERKKVQKRNRSAK
- the LOC124220431 gene encoding SUZ RNA-binding domain-containing isoform X1; translated protein: MHPFTRRSFNNPEQVQSLCHQVLDKKLKALKLNPLEGLDDVEPQSWHSLTGTENSSTRMIILGEDSLRTQYVPPKPTVKILKRPARHSQGSGDGPLLNGDGKPKQPIKSLKQREQEYAEARKRILGEEKSPEEKSVCEVNKIQPKPPSPPGSNLPTNVLRMPIGPDGTRGFHVRR
- the LOC124220431 gene encoding SUZ RNA-binding domain-containing isoform X3 — protein: MHPFTRRSFNNPEQVQSLCHQVLDKKLKALKLNPLEGLDDVEPQSLTGTENSSTRMIILGEDSLRTQYVPPKPTVKILKRPARHSQGSGDGPLLNGDGKPKQPIKSLKQREQEYAEARKRILGEEKSPEEKSVCEVNKIQPKPPSPPGSNLPTNVLRMPIGPDGTRGFHVRR